A stretch of Triticum aestivum cultivar Chinese Spring chromosome 1D, IWGSC CS RefSeq v2.1, whole genome shotgun sequence DNA encodes these proteins:
- the LOC123182341 gene encoding uncharacterized protein isoform X2: MFLYLILPLIWIDRARIPAMCFTDKPTKPGVTNPERSMQIFSVKVEEIYGDLHWPLDVFGIVAVRDDLDHHRNIIFERKRDNCQTLNEEDPYLLLTGPTRAPVTLFGPMHFDITLKVKRSNELEDKDLSLLGFRYECCKSINYQASKGECALRSCVSSQKHRSKLSTLELTCGIVVSSIEATISVCIVGGSWPDGFSGRFIASTASVSHMRVLLLNIGDKDTPVVAADGTIELSRRVVSVESFGELRVHAAGWLGSQQIDREVFFQPLESGRSSRSLKVGSCEMEVTVGWSLFPLCYPTDRIPSPKNG; encoded by the exons ATGTTCCTATATTTAATTTTACCATTGATCTGGATAGATAGAG CTCGGATCCCAGCCATGTGTTTCACGGACAAGCCGACGAAGCCTGGTGTTACTAACCCCGAGCGTAGTATGCAGATCTTTTCAGTTAAAGTTGAGGAAATATATGGGGATTTACATTGGCCGCTGGATGTGTTTGGTATCGTTGCTGTGAGGGATGACCTGGATCACCATCGCAATATTATCTTTGAGCGCAAAAGGGATAACTGTCAAACTCTCAATGAGGAG GATCCATATTTATTATTAACAGGTCCTACCCGTGCTCCCGTGACTCTGTTTGGGCCTATGCATTTCGATATCACGCTGAAAGTGAAGCGCAGCAATGAGTTAGAGGACAAAGATCTAAGCCTGCTAGGCTTTCGCTACGAGTGCTGCAAGTCAATCAATTATCAAGCGAGTAAGGGAGAGTGCGCCCTCAGATCATGCGTGAGCAGCCAAAAACATAGAAGCAAGCTGAGCACATTGGAGCTGACATGTGGCATTGTAGTCTCATCCATTGAGGCCACAATCAGTGTGTGTATTGTTGGCGGGTCCTGGCCAGATGGATTCAGCGGGCGGTTCATTGCCTCGACTGCTAGCGTCAGTCACATGAGGGTGTTACTGCTCAATATTGGAGATAAGGATACGCCTGTTGTTGCTGCTGATGGCACCATTGAGCTGTCACGACGCGTGGTTTCTGTTGAAAGCTTTGGGGAGCTGAGAGTGCATGCAGCAGGTTGGCTAGGCAGCCAGCAGATTGACCGAGAGGTGTTCTTTCAACCATTAGAATCTGGCAGAAGCTCTCGTTCGCTTAAGGTTGGCTCGTGTGAAATGGAAGTTACCGTTGGCTGGTCCCTTTTCCCGTTATGTTATCCCACTGACCGTATTCCTTCACCCAAGAATGGATGA
- the LOC123182341 gene encoding uncharacterized protein isoform X1, with translation MAAEDIARLELEKTNPKKDPDERSYQYYRENWEWKYAEEFGSFEATTRIPAMCFTDKPTKPGVTNPERSMQIFSVKVEEIYGDLHWPLDVFGIVAVRDDLDHHRNIIFERKRDNCQTLNEEDPYLLLTGPTRAPVTLFGPMHFDITLKVKRSNELEDKDLSLLGFRYECCKSINYQASKGECALRSCVSSQKHRSKLSTLELTCGIVVSSIEATISVCIVGGSWPDGFSGRFIASTASVSHMRVLLLNIGDKDTPVVAADGTIELSRRVVSVESFGELRVHAAGWLGSQQIDREVFFQPLESGRSSRSLKVGSCEMEVTVGWSLFPLCYPTDRIPSPKNG, from the exons ATGGCGGCGGAAGACATCGCAAGACTGGAGTTGGAGAAAACTAATCCGAAGAAGGATCCCGACGAGCGGTCTTACCAATATTACCGAGAGAACTGGGAGTGGAAATATGCCGAAGAGTTCGGCTCCTTCGAGGCCACGA CTCGGATCCCAGCCATGTGTTTCACGGACAAGCCGACGAAGCCTGGTGTTACTAACCCCGAGCGTAGTATGCAGATCTTTTCAGTTAAAGTTGAGGAAATATATGGGGATTTACATTGGCCGCTGGATGTGTTTGGTATCGTTGCTGTGAGGGATGACCTGGATCACCATCGCAATATTATCTTTGAGCGCAAAAGGGATAACTGTCAAACTCTCAATGAGGAG GATCCATATTTATTATTAACAGGTCCTACCCGTGCTCCCGTGACTCTGTTTGGGCCTATGCATTTCGATATCACGCTGAAAGTGAAGCGCAGCAATGAGTTAGAGGACAAAGATCTAAGCCTGCTAGGCTTTCGCTACGAGTGCTGCAAGTCAATCAATTATCAAGCGAGTAAGGGAGAGTGCGCCCTCAGATCATGCGTGAGCAGCCAAAAACATAGAAGCAAGCTGAGCACATTGGAGCTGACATGTGGCATTGTAGTCTCATCCATTGAGGCCACAATCAGTGTGTGTATTGTTGGCGGGTCCTGGCCAGATGGATTCAGCGGGCGGTTCATTGCCTCGACTGCTAGCGTCAGTCACATGAGGGTGTTACTGCTCAATATTGGAGATAAGGATACGCCTGTTGTTGCTGCTGATGGCACCATTGAGCTGTCACGACGCGTGGTTTCTGTTGAAAGCTTTGGGGAGCTGAGAGTGCATGCAGCAGGTTGGCTAGGCAGCCAGCAGATTGACCGAGAGGTGTTCTTTCAACCATTAGAATCTGGCAGAAGCTCTCGTTCGCTTAAGGTTGGCTCGTGTGAAATGGAAGTTACCGTTGGCTGGTCCCTTTTCCCGTTATGTTATCCCACTGACCGTATTCCTTCACCCAAGAATGGATGA